A genome region from Dendrosporobacter quercicolus includes the following:
- a CDS encoding 4Fe-4S binding protein, with protein sequence MNQPVKPGAVPGPTAVFECLQPIPCNPCADACPRGAIAVKDINDCPVLNEEKCNGCGICMTHCPGLSIFVVDVHYAAAEALVKIPYEFTPLPQQAELVEALNRQGECIGLARVIRVQTSPNKTNIIWLAVPKELAMEVRNLRLRKESDDAC encoded by the coding sequence ATGAATCAGCCGGTTAAGCCAGGTGCGGTTCCGGGACCTACCGCCGTATTCGAATGTTTGCAGCCGATTCCTTGCAATCCGTGCGCCGATGCCTGCCCGCGGGGGGCAATTGCCGTTAAGGATATTAATGACTGCCCGGTTCTGAATGAGGAAAAATGCAACGGCTGCGGTATCTGTATGACCCATTGCCCGGGCTTATCTATTTTTGTTGTCGATGTTCATTATGCTGCAGCCGAGGCGCTGGTGAAAATTCCTTATGAGTTTACGCCTTTGCCGCAGCAGGCTGAGCTGGTGGAAGCTTTAAACCGGCAGGGCGAGTGCATTGGCCTGGCCCGCGTGATCCGGGTTCAAACCTCGCCCAATAAAACCAATATTATTTGGCTGGCGGTGCCAAAAGAGCTGGCAATGGAAGTTCGCAACCTGCGGTTGAGAAAGGAGTCGGACGATGCGTGCTGA
- a CDS encoding PilN domain-containing protein: MAIRINLLPQADRPSTLPVAKMIAGVVISGIFLCAVAFGYHAYVIWNLTNELTVARNQHQSLRPVELNMNAAAEKRQYISQREAALSNIAQERRPWEMVFSHLAAIAPPRLWFTYAGVDYQEKARPMGIKISGIAEKYRDVAAFLNTLEENSIFGDPVLTAAEVNSGGKVPAAKFEITVNLKGLRK; this comes from the coding sequence ATGGCAATTAGAATTAACTTACTGCCGCAAGCGGACCGTCCTTCCACTTTGCCTGTGGCGAAAATGATCGCCGGCGTTGTGATATCCGGAATTTTTCTTTGTGCGGTTGCCTTTGGTTATCATGCCTATGTCATTTGGAATCTTACGAATGAATTGACTGTGGCGCGCAATCAGCACCAGTCATTGCGTCCGGTAGAGCTGAATATGAATGCCGCCGCAGAAAAGCGGCAGTATATCAGTCAGCGTGAGGCGGCTTTATCAAACATCGCCCAGGAACGCCGGCCCTGGGAAATGGTATTTTCCCATCTGGCGGCGATTGCGCCGCCGCGGCTTTGGTTTACCTATGCCGGTGTTGATTACCAGGAAAAAGCCCGGCCGATGGGCATTAAAATCAGCGGCATTGCCGAAAAATACAGGGATGTGGCCGCCTTTCTCAATACGCTTGAAGAGAACAGTATTTTTGGCGACCCTGTATTGACCGCTGCTGAAGTAAATAGCGGCGGAAAAGTTCCTGCGGCTAAATTTGAAATTACTGTGAATCTCAAGGGGTTGAGAAAATGA
- a CDS encoding NAD(P)/FAD-dependent oxidoreductase translates to MINSADVVVIGGGVIGCSTAYNLAKLGAGKVAVIEKGYLASGATGRCGAGMRMQWGTETNCLLSRESVKMLANLPERLEVDVDIEFTQNGYLLLAYGDKMETQFKKNLELQHSLDIPSRWVTPREALEIVPFLNIDELRGAAYCAEDGHCNPFMVTEAYARAARNLQVEIYTETEVQGIETKNGRILAVRTNQGEIKTNTVVNAAGGYAKTIGRMAGIELPIFPERHEILVTEPVEPTMGPMVMSFYHNLYCQQSPHGSFIMGIGHPDEPESFDIRSSWQFLRDMASRVIGILPPLAKLNIIRQWAGLYDMCPDRTPILGSSPQLKRFYTAAGFSGHGFMISPITGQLMAEMILNQPTTFPVQMFDAGRFERGELFVEPSVV, encoded by the coding sequence ATGATTAATTCAGCAGATGTCGTTGTGATCGGCGGCGGGGTTATAGGCTGTTCCACCGCCTATAACCTGGCAAAACTGGGCGCCGGTAAGGTGGCGGTCATCGAAAAGGGGTATCTGGCCAGCGGGGCCACCGGACGCTGCGGCGCGGGAATGAGGATGCAATGGGGTACCGAAACCAACTGCCTGCTGTCGCGGGAGAGTGTGAAGATGCTGGCCAACCTGCCGGAACGCCTGGAGGTCGATGTGGATATTGAGTTCACCCAAAACGGTTATTTATTGCTGGCCTATGGCGATAAAATGGAGACGCAGTTTAAGAAAAATCTTGAACTCCAGCACTCTCTGGACATACCCTCCCGCTGGGTAACTCCCCGGGAAGCGCTGGAAATTGTTCCGTTCCTCAATATTGATGAACTGCGCGGCGCCGCCTATTGCGCAGAAGACGGCCATTGTAATCCGTTTATGGTAACTGAAGCCTATGCCCGGGCGGCCCGCAATCTCCAGGTTGAAATTTATACGGAAACTGAAGTGCAGGGAATTGAGACAAAGAACGGGCGTATTTTAGCGGTACGAACGAATCAAGGTGAAATTAAGACCAATACCGTGGTGAATGCCGCCGGCGGCTATGCCAAAACCATTGGCCGGATGGCAGGCATCGAACTGCCGATTTTTCCTGAACGCCATGAGATCCTTGTTACCGAACCTGTCGAACCGACCATGGGACCGATGGTGATGAGTTTTTATCACAACTTATATTGCCAGCAAAGTCCGCATGGCAGTTTCATCATGGGCATTGGGCATCCCGATGAGCCGGAAAGCTTTGACATCCGCTCAAGCTGGCAGTTCCTGCGTGATATGGCCAGCCGGGTTATAGGCATATTGCCGCCTTTGGCTAAATTAAATATAATCAGGCAATGGGCCGGCTTGTACGACATGTGCCCTGACCGTACGCCAATTCTGGGCAGCAGCCCGCAATTAAAGCGTTTCTATACAGCTGCCGGGTTCAGCGGCCACGGCTTTATGATCTCGCCGATTACCGGGCAATTGATGGCGGAAATGATCTTGAACCAGCCGACCACTTTCCCGGTGCAAATGTTCGACGCCGGCCGGTTTGAACGGGGCGAACTGTTTGTTGAACCATCTGTAGTGTAG
- a CDS encoding NAD(P)/FAD-dependent oxidoreductase, whose translation MEIQILVIGAGPAGLMAAKYAAEAGANVLLAERADRLGGQLIKQTHKFFGSKEEYAGERGIDIAAKLIDECEKNSKISIWKNAQVLGIYPDGVVTVSYQGNFCTVKPEKIIIATGAAEKTMAFANNDLPGIYGAGAVQTLMNVHGVLPAKRILMVGAGNIGVIVAYQLLQAGVDVAGVVEAGPAVGGYQVHAAKLQRHGVPIYTSHSVKAAHGSCCLEGVTICRLDKNWQTVAGSEQYIEADGLCLAVGLSPLTELLWQSGCEMKYVPELGGYVPLRDGNLRTTRNDIYVAGDVSGVEEASAAMVEGKIAGLEVAALLGCRKPDVYQALQQARGQLRALRSGPAGVKICNGLRKVVLEEVG comes from the coding sequence ATGGAGATACAGATTCTGGTGATTGGCGCCGGCCCGGCCGGATTAATGGCCGCCAAATATGCCGCTGAAGCCGGAGCAAATGTACTGCTGGCGGAAAGAGCCGATCGTCTGGGCGGACAGCTGATTAAGCAAACGCACAAGTTTTTTGGCTCTAAAGAGGAATATGCCGGAGAACGCGGCATTGATATCGCCGCTAAGCTAATTGACGAATGTGAAAAAAACAGTAAGATCAGTATCTGGAAAAATGCCCAGGTTCTGGGGATTTATCCGGACGGAGTGGTGACGGTTTCCTATCAGGGCAATTTTTGTACGGTCAAACCGGAAAAAATAATTATCGCCACCGGGGCCGCTGAAAAAACAATGGCTTTCGCCAATAATGACCTGCCCGGCATTTATGGCGCCGGGGCAGTTCAAACGCTGATGAATGTGCATGGCGTGCTGCCGGCCAAACGTATTTTAATGGTAGGGGCCGGCAATATTGGCGTTATTGTGGCCTATCAGTTATTACAGGCCGGCGTGGATGTAGCGGGGGTGGTGGAAGCCGGCCCGGCCGTAGGCGGATATCAGGTCCATGCAGCCAAACTGCAGCGGCATGGTGTGCCTATTTATACTTCACATTCGGTAAAAGCCGCGCACGGGAGCTGCTGCCTGGAAGGGGTAACGATTTGCAGACTGGATAAAAACTGGCAGACTGTGGCCGGCAGCGAACAATATATTGAAGCGGACGGCCTGTGTCTGGCTGTGGGCCTGAGCCCGCTGACCGAGCTGTTGTGGCAGTCCGGCTGTGAAATGAAATATGTCCCTGAACTGGGCGGCTACGTTCCTTTGCGTGACGGTAATTTAAGAACAACGCGGAACGACATCTATGTCGCCGGCGATGTTTCCGGGGTGGAAGAAGCCTCGGCCGCAATGGTTGAAGGCAAAATTGCCGGTTTAGAGGTTGCGGCATTGCTCGGCTGCCGCAAACCGGATGTTTATCAGGCTTTGCAACAGGCGCGCGGCCAATTAAGGGCTTTGCGTTCAGGCCCGGCCGGCGTTAAAATTTGCAACGGCTTGCGCAAAGTTGTGCTTGAGGAGGTGGGCTGA
- a CDS encoding (2Fe-2S)-binding protein, translating to MRADDTIICRCEDITLGEIRAQIAQGKHTLEEIKRACRAGMGPCQGRTCSLLIASEIARATGKSIADIPFSKVRPPTAPIKMASLLGGDKHD from the coding sequence ATGCGTGCTGATGATACAATTATTTGCAGGTGTGAGGACATTACTTTAGGGGAAATACGGGCGCAAATTGCCCAGGGCAAGCATACTCTGGAGGAAATAAAGCGGGCCTGCCGGGCCGGTATGGGGCCTTGCCAGGGGCGAACCTGCTCACTGCTGATTGCCAGTGAAATTGCCAGGGCTACCGGTAAATCGATCGCCGATATTCCATTTTCCAAGGTTCGCCCGCCAACAGCGCCAATTAAGATGGCTTCTTTGCTCGGAGGGGATAAACATGATTAA
- the pilM gene encoding type IV pilus assembly protein PilM, with translation MWNVLAKMLYRRPSTHVGLDISSCSVKIAEVANRKGVFVLNQIGVADIPESIVQENGFADKVELGALIRNLMGASGITCREVTAGLGGRNVFSRELSMPKMEEQEMKEALKWDIGQYVPFPPDTYYYDFAVLGPNDGGTEVKVLVVAAPRENVDYLREVCRIAELNLQAVDFEALALKRTLAAQENIMIVDIGTEVCQVVVYRDSCPALVRTIPIGGRQFTGIVMDVLNLTFGEAEAFKVKERNLLPQLKESEEEIPELQQQIKILADELGREIRRTLEYYQMQNSQGKITPIYLTGGGALIDRLTIAVNTHIHIPVVKHDPFTHFRTAVYYDQQYIDDVDSRLAIAVGLGMRGVRNGN, from the coding sequence ATGTGGAATGTGCTTGCCAAGATGTTGTACCGCCGGCCTTCGACTCATGTGGGGCTGGATATTAGCTCCTGTTCGGTAAAAATAGCCGAAGTCGCCAATCGCAAGGGGGTTTTCGTGTTAAATCAGATTGGGGTGGCCGATATTCCGGAGAGCATTGTCCAGGAAAATGGCTTTGCCGATAAGGTCGAACTGGGAGCGCTGATTCGGAATCTGATGGGAGCCTCCGGGATAACCTGCCGGGAAGTGACGGCGGGTCTGGGGGGGCGCAATGTATTTTCACGCGAACTCAGTATGCCGAAAATGGAAGAACAGGAAATGAAGGAAGCCCTGAAATGGGATATTGGCCAATACGTGCCCTTTCCGCCGGATACGTATTATTATGATTTTGCTGTCCTCGGGCCGAACGACGGCGGGACTGAAGTAAAAGTACTGGTAGTGGCCGCGCCGCGGGAGAATGTCGATTATCTGCGGGAGGTTTGCCGTATTGCCGAATTGAATCTGCAGGCGGTGGACTTTGAAGCGCTGGCCTTAAAACGGACCTTGGCGGCGCAGGAGAATATCATGATTGTGGATATCGGGACGGAGGTCTGCCAGGTGGTCGTTTACCGGGATTCGTGCCCGGCGCTTGTCCGGACTATTCCCATTGGCGGCCGGCAGTTTACCGGGATTGTTATGGATGTGCTTAACTTAACGTTTGGTGAAGCCGAGGCGTTTAAAGTAAAGGAGCGAAATCTTTTGCCCCAGCTTAAGGAAAGTGAGGAGGAAATCCCGGAGCTTCAGCAGCAGATCAAAATACTGGCCGATGAGCTGGGACGGGAAATCCGCCGTACGCTGGAGTATTATCAAATGCAGAATTCGCAAGGCAAGATTACGCCCATTTATCTGACCGGCGGCGGCGCTCTGATTGACCGTCTGACCATCGCAGTTAATACGCATATTCATATCCCGGTGGTCAAGCATGATCCGTTTACCCATTTTAGAACAGCGGTCTATTATGATCAGCAATATATTGACGATGTGGATTCCCGGCTCGCCATTGCGGTCGGGTTAGGCATGCGGGGGGTGCGAAATGGCAATTAG
- a CDS encoding type 4a pilus biogenesis protein PilO, which translates to MKLKTDGLKTQLAGLPAKKKIAGSVLIMTGFAVLFWFAVIASQQDQISALKADLQREQQAVKRLEEYAKQHPQGDVYLAELEQKISEVNSLLPDGGWMGRLLIQVDEAATGSGVELVSMKPQQVINGKGVRAYPFELVLRGSKQQFSGVLEFVVKLHSLTRYANIVSISTELQQNMLETKILLLAYSFGQVPNPTKPEQAAQASPP; encoded by the coding sequence ATGAAGCTGAAAACGGATGGTCTCAAAACACAGCTGGCCGGTTTGCCGGCAAAAAAGAAAATTGCCGGATCAGTGCTTATCATGACTGGTTTTGCTGTATTGTTTTGGTTTGCGGTCATTGCTTCGCAGCAAGATCAGATTTCGGCCTTAAAGGCGGATTTGCAAAGGGAGCAGCAAGCGGTAAAGCGGCTGGAAGAGTATGCTAAACAGCATCCGCAGGGGGATGTATACCTTGCCGAGCTGGAGCAAAAGATCAGCGAGGTCAATAGTCTTCTGCCGGACGGCGGCTGGATGGGCAGACTGCTGATCCAAGTGGATGAGGCGGCCACAGGTTCCGGTGTTGAGCTTGTGTCGATGAAACCGCAGCAGGTGATTAACGGGAAAGGGGTCCGGGCGTATCCGTTTGAGCTGGTATTGCGTGGTTCGAAGCAGCAGTTTTCCGGCGTGCTTGAGTTTGTGGTTAAGCTGCACAGCTTAACCCGGTATGCCAATATTGTAAGTATATCTACCGAATTGCAGCAGAATATGCTGGAGACGAAAATCCTGCTGCTTGCTTATTCCTTCGGCCAGGTTCCCAACCCCACAAAACCGGAACAGGCTGCACAGGCCAGTCCCCCATAG
- a CDS encoding (2Fe-2S)-binding protein translates to MRITDHPILQFTNKEMVGFTFNGQPLTGVAGEPIAAALHAAEIKVLRHSQHHHRPRGLFCAIGNCSSCLMTVDGVPNVRVCVEPLRANMAVQTQAGKGRIV, encoded by the coding sequence ATGAGAATTACTGATCATCCAATCTTGCAATTTACAAACAAAGAGATGGTAGGCTTTACGTTTAACGGCCAACCGTTAACAGGCGTGGCCGGAGAACCCATTGCTGCGGCTTTGCATGCTGCCGAAATAAAAGTATTGCGTCATAGCCAGCACCATCATCGCCCGCGCGGCCTGTTTTGCGCTATCGGCAATTGTTCGTCCTGTTTGATGACTGTCGATGGGGTGCCTAATGTCCGGGTTTGCGTTGAACCTCTGCGCGCCAATATGGCGGTGCAAACCCAGGCCGGAAAGGGGCGAATTGTATAA
- a CDS encoding sigma-54 interaction domain-containing protein, translating to MDKLFSMDTAPVRNYLSSQQPEKVVALFEQLLMQYQVQQARFDALLNTVDEAVCMIDESDRVVVWNNLAEHLYGITAREIINKPIDQFFSNLLLTKVMKERRTVHEQQHTPCPDKHVLINARPVKLAGRVIGGVSAEKDITEVVQLNEQLSQTHEQVASLQLELDRVSTQSDSFSAIYGHSTAICEAISIARRVAATSAPVLLRGESGTGKELFAKAIHQASGLQGPFIAINCGAISPNLFESELFGYQPGAFTGADRNGKVGLLEQANGGTVLLDELGDMPREMQVKLLRTLQDKCFYRVGGGKPVAIDVRFIAATHRNLEAMIAQGDFREDLYYRLNVVSIVLPSLRERLDDIPELVHRGIKYYDTFYHKKITKVDPELMAALLQYSWPGNIRELFNVLERLVILADSSLLTLDNLPSTFRQAALAGGEPERRPQEINLVQTTGNIEKEMITVALAEAQFNKAVAAKKLGIPRSTLYYKMHKLGIECQ from the coding sequence TTGGATAAGCTTTTTTCGATGGACACAGCGCCGGTCCGTAACTATCTCAGCAGTCAGCAGCCCGAAAAAGTGGTTGCGCTTTTTGAACAGCTGTTAATGCAATACCAGGTTCAGCAGGCGCGTTTTGATGCTTTGCTCAACACCGTTGATGAGGCTGTTTGCATGATTGATGAATCAGACCGGGTCGTGGTTTGGAATAATTTGGCCGAACATTTATATGGAATTACCGCCAGGGAAATTATCAATAAGCCAATAGACCAGTTTTTTTCTAATTTGCTGTTGACTAAGGTAATGAAAGAACGACGAACGGTACACGAGCAGCAGCATACGCCCTGCCCGGATAAACACGTGCTGATCAATGCCCGGCCGGTCAAGCTGGCCGGCCGGGTGATCGGCGGGGTTAGTGCGGAAAAAGATATTACTGAAGTGGTGCAGTTGAATGAACAATTATCGCAGACGCACGAACAAGTTGCCTCTTTACAGCTGGAATTGGACAGGGTAAGTACGCAGTCCGACAGTTTTTCCGCTATTTACGGACACAGCACGGCTATTTGCGAAGCAATCAGTATCGCCCGGCGGGTGGCTGCCACCAGTGCACCGGTACTGCTGCGCGGTGAAAGCGGCACCGGCAAGGAGCTGTTTGCCAAAGCGATTCATCAGGCCAGCGGGTTACAGGGGCCGTTTATTGCCATTAACTGCGGGGCGATTTCTCCTAATTTATTTGAAAGTGAACTGTTTGGCTATCAGCCGGGGGCCTTTACCGGTGCGGACCGCAATGGCAAAGTCGGCCTGCTGGAACAGGCGAACGGCGGGACGGTCTTATTGGATGAGCTGGGCGATATGCCCAGGGAAATGCAGGTTAAGCTGTTGAGAACCTTGCAGGATAAGTGTTTTTACCGGGTAGGCGGGGGAAAGCCGGTTGCGATTGATGTCCGGTTTATTGCGGCGACGCACCGCAATTTGGAAGCCATGATTGCGCAAGGCGATTTCCGCGAAGATCTCTACTACCGTTTAAATGTCGTTTCCATCGTTTTACCGTCGCTGCGGGAGCGGCTTGATGATATCCCGGAACTCGTCCACCGGGGAATTAAATATTATGATACGTTTTACCACAAGAAGATTACCAAGGTTGACCCGGAGTTGATGGCTGCATTGCTGCAGTATTCATGGCCCGGCAATATCCGTGAGTTATTTAACGTGTTAGAACGACTGGTCATTTTGGCCGACAGCAGTCTGTTGACGCTGGATAATCTGCCCAGTACGTTCAGGCAGGCCGCTTTGGCTGGCGGTGAGCCGGAGCGCCGGCCGCAAGAGATTAATCTTGTCCAAACCACGGGCAATATCGAAAAAGAGATGATTACTGTGGCGCTGGCCGAAGCGCAGTTTAATAAAGCGGTTGCGGCAAAAAAACTGGGCATTCCCCGCAGTACCCTGTACTATAAGATGCATAAGCTTGGCATAGAATGTCAGTAA